From the genome of Astatotilapia calliptera chromosome 3, fAstCal1.2, whole genome shotgun sequence:
agcgtggcttgcttatgtgtcctgcaagtctgtgcgtgctgtgaggctgttgtgaatgtgctgccgttgagctgatgtgtttgcgtgatcgtggtgtgaaaatatggagaaatagaggttgttgtttgtaggtgagtggggaagtaggtgaccacagcagtgaaagacaagagaaagaaagaaaccacatgaactgtgagcgacaacaaaaaaaaagaaacgaaacggaaacattccaattaaagcaatgacggagggtgacggtgttatatctgctataacatcatattgatattactaggttaaacccatgttaaaagagaaagtgtgaatgaataagaaaagagtgtagcgggttcttatctggagtgcagtcaaTATAACCACGGTGTGGTGCCGGGGTCGCGGTAGAGCTGTCTGTCCACGTAGAGCCGGTCCACGGCGATGACAGCacgggagcctttctggatgaagctacgtcgaactgggaacaggaccttgcgtcgttccaggatctctttggggaactggtcgttcacgctgaagtccgttcctttcagtTCTCTGCCGCGAttcttcacctgttccttctgtttgaattgaccGAATTTGACcgaattcatcttttttttttagccctgCAATAGACTGACAACCCGTCCAGGGTGTACCACCACCCCtataacagctgggataggctccaatcCAACTGCAACCCCAAtaagcagatggatggatggatggatttaatggatggatggatggatggatggatggatggatggatggatggattggatggatggattggatggatggatggattggatcgatggatggatggatggatggatggatggatggattggatGGATGCATTTACTTTTGCTACAACAAAATGATTTGACAGATTCAGTTAAAATGAAATGGTCTGCACTGCTCCTGTGCCAACAGGCAAAGCCCTGTAACTGAACCAGAACACAAGATCCTCACTTTGATCCCCCTCTATAAGAGAGTATCAGAGCGTTgcagaaataaatcaaaataaatgaacacaatGGGAACATGTCAACAAACATGATTCTTAATCTGAGCCTGCAGGTCACTCTGGAGCCTGTGTGGCTTTGATGGACAATGACCTCTGACTGTCACGCTGAAGGagaaaccccaaacaaaccaaCAGAAGAAGTCCACAAAGAAACTCTCAGATTCGCAGCGTACCTCCCAAGTTCATATACATAAGCAGCTAGTCAACCCGGACGCAGCCTCTTATTCCCAAAAGTAAGTGACTTCCACAAACGAGCAGCTGTATGTTCTATTGTTATGTGGTGTTGTGGCTGCGGATCCCAGCACTATTAAAGTGGAATCACCTTAACCCAGTTGGACCTGCTTTTGTCATAGCTGAGGGGTTTTCTACAAGAATGATTGGTGGGGTTTTGTATACACTCTCGCTCGACTGGTCGCATTATCTTTGCTTCACGTGTTCCCCTACGAGTTTGTTCAGGGTCTGTAACAAAGAAAGTGGCTTATTATCACCCACTGGAGGAGTTGTCTGCACATGTACCATTCAGTAATTGCTGCCGCTTAACAAGCGGACGGAATTGGACTTGACATTGAGCCATTATTAGgaaatgaaatgctgtttttCCAATTATGGGAGTTTGGCAGGGCCCAGTGACTCTCCCCTGTAAGGATTATGAAAAGAGAGTTACAGTCACGGAGAGGCAGTGGCAGTCTGACGTCGGAGGCATGATTTTCACTGTAAGCAACACAACTGGTTGAAAGTTATGAATGAAAGTTGAGTTTGACATCCACTAAACTCTATTTCTCCCTGGTATTAGTACTTCCTGTGGTGAGTAGATTTTCTATGGCTACCCCTCAATGACTAGACTTGATGTGGTTCCATACAGCTATACAGCAGTGCTTGTATTGCAAGACGTGCTCACATTTCAAAAGCACACACCTATTACAGAGGAGTCAGTTCTTGTTCCTGtcatgaagaaacaaacaaaaaggtgaGACCTTGACATCATGCCAGggatgtccaactccaggccttgagggccgatgacctgcaggttttacacatcACCCTGGGtcgacacacctgaatcaaatgattagttagtctggagaacttcagggcATGTGttgtaaatcagctgtgttggatcaaggacacatctaaaacctgcaggacaccgtccCTCGAGGTCTGGAATTGGACACCCCTGCATTACACACTAACTGTAAATTCGAAAAAAGGCTCAGGAAAGGGAACACTTCACCTTGATTGCGTCTTTGACCTCTAATACCACTCAACTTATtgtaccattaaaaaaaaccccaaaagaacaaataaacaaaacaagaagtgaAAGAAGCTACTAAtacatttacttattttctGTCCAGTTATCAccatttcactagctgggcccacgtcctcattttaggtttgacggcgttttagtaggtaaaggtaaatgcttggacatgaattgagctgcagtttggggaaggcctcgaaggggactggtgGCAGATCCCTgtgtactaaatagaagtgaagaagttaaagattTGAGAACAAGGAGgcagggagggtggggcacgtaaacaagaatgaacagcttgcaggagtgggggaacctatatagatgagaaccggaaggagcgtgtttggaggcgtggtcctgctcctgaaattccgatacataatctccaattcAAACCTTCTCTGCTCTCTTTGGCAAACTCTTTGCAACAGCATTGTTTGAGTTCACTGACATTTGCAAGCATTCAAGGatatttcaatcaggttgagatCTGGactagatttgctgctgtgcctgggatcattgtcctgtagAGTGAACTAATTTCAACCAATCTGTTAGACAGAcatatttgactctagaatactgtgttaaacagaggagttcatggtctaTTCAGTTACTGTAATGTTCACAAGTCCTGTGGCTGCataacaagcccaaatcatcacccctccatcaCCATGCCTCACAGTTGaggtgaggtgtttgtgctgatatgctgtacTTGGTTTTCGTCAATTATGGTTCTGcacattatggccaaacatcaaCACTTTGGCCTTGTCTGTGCAAAAGGACAGTCTTTTGTACTATTGTGAaccttaacatttaacatgacaactgaggcctgtagagtctgagatgtagctcttgtgCATGGTCTGACCATAGGATGAATTTTCTGGGAAGATTGTGTGATTATGTTAGCACACACCTGAACACTCCAGAcctgcaaactgccaaaacctttGCGTCTTAATTCATTTGGTATCAGTAgcggtgtgttttgtttttcacacaccatttctgctttttgattTAGCTTTTGTTCAATTTCATAATGACGCTGTGTAAAAAAGTCAAGTTTTGTGGTTCATTATAGGTTGTGCTTATTTAAATTTAGACCTGCTAAGGATGGGTAATTGTTACAATATTCTAAACATAAAACCTCAGAATTTAATGTGGGTGTACTTTCTTTTCACCATGGTGGATGGCATTTCCAATTTTTGTTGTAACTTCTAATGTCCTAGAACATTTTCTCAAATGATAtatgaaagaaatgtttaacCAATAATTAACCCACAAATAAAAGCACCTAGCCTATTGTGaagttatatattatatatatatattgcaatTTACCTATTGCTTCTTATTACTCTCTCTGTCTCAATCATCacaatttattcttttttaagaGGCTTCTGTTTTGAAAAGCGCAGCATGATAAAAGTATGTCTGCGTATTATATTAATATACATTTACACAGATAACAGCACTTTGTCTGACGTGCAGCAGACTTGTCAGTCTCATACTAAAATGAGTTAATGAGAGTATTAAATGAAAGTACCCCCTGCTTCAATGCTGGCACCTTGTGGCACTGTATCCACATGGTGGACTAAGCATTCATAAATAGTCATAGTTAACAAACTGGTCTCGAGGTGGGACATAAGCGTATTAAAAGTCCTCTGAGAAAAGAGAGCAGGttcactgaactgaaatgaggcGTTACTTACCTACTTGCCAGCAGCATGATGCTAACACAACATGGCAGCTCAGGGCAGCTCTTTGCAACTTTCTCAGCCTTACCAAGTAATTGGTGACCTGGCACCCCACCTGACATCGTAGGCTCAAGGAAGCGGGCTCAGAAAAGCAAACGGGTTCAATTCtgcattttgcacattttgcagAAGATTGCAGCGCCATTAAATCAAGGACATTTGTCGATAAAATATCTAAAGTTTCTTATATTACATTCTCATGTTGATATGTCTGGTGTTTTAACTGTAATTTCCAAGAACTGCAAAGTGCAgtaaaaaacagtttgaatgGCACatggtttaaataaaacaaaaattaaaaagaaactaaaaaacaagtgaaaattgATCAGCTCAttcataaaacaggaaaaaagggcAAATAGagacgaaaaagaaaaaattattatACACTATCCTTAAAACCCAGCCAGCAGTAACATATGGAAAAAAGTACTGGACCACCTACACATTAaacctacaggagctgctcaggTATTGATCCCCATCCCATGAAGCTCCCAGTGGACAggatttgtgctgatgttaatgccagaggatgTTAGGATTTCTGTAGTTACATGGTCTGCGACTGGCGGCTGGGTCGCTGTGGTTcctaaatgcttccactttgTAATAATACCACTAAGAATATCTAAgtcagggctgcccaatcccggtcctcgagagctaccgtcctgcagcttttagatgcatccctactccaacacagctgaatcaaatggtttgattacctcttcagcatgccatcgtgtttggcaaaggcctgataacaagccattcatttgattcagctgtgttggagtagggatgcatctaaaagctgcaggatagtagctctcgaggactggaatTGGGCAGCCCTGATCTAAGTGGACAGTAATTTTATAAACTGACTCGTTGCAATGGTGATATCCTGTTACCAACCACCAAACCTGAATTCAGTGGGCTCATTAGAACGACTCATTCTTTCGCAAAAAGCAGACTGCATGACTAGatgcttgattttatataccTGTGGgcctgaaaacacctgaattcaaagaatTAAGAGGTGTGGCCTAATGCCTTGCTGTATACAAGGTCAGTCTATAAATACTAGAGTGAAAAAAGTCACATAATGGACATATCCCTTAGATTCATCAATGGATGATGGATCATTGGATAAACAGTTAGATTTTGTATGCCACACTGTCAGTTATTGTACTTAAAATGTCACACAATGTCAAATTTCCATTGAGACCTTTTAAACCTTACCTGCAGTGTTCACCTGTAGAGCTACTTTATCTCACTCAAGCTTGAACTTTCACTCTTGACCTTGTCAACCTAAGATCCACTTATTAGCTTCTGCAGCTTTCGGTCTAATGCGACAAGTGATGACAGTTAAGTGATTGTAAAGGTCACATGATAACACTCTTAACCATCTTCGCCACAACTGAACAACTGACGGCCAAAAGATTGTAATTAAAGCTGCTGAAACAGTGAGTGAACCTTGTTATGACAAGTTTGCAGCTTCATTAGCTCCTCAGATTTATGGTATGTTAGTGTAGCAGCTTCATATATGTTTACTTGACAAAACAAAGGCCACCATAGTGAATGAGCAAAATAATGGGACTGAAGAAGTCAGACAGAAATACTCATCCACATTCAGGAGatgaataaaaaagaataagaaagggagaaaggaatAAGTTATTTAGTCCTGGTAGACACCACCCCATCCCCCTACTTCCACCCCAAACCCTGAGTAGGAAACGTTATCAATGCTTGCAGCTTAAAGCCCACTACTTTGATATATGTGACCATGAATATGGTGGTATAGATGTTGCTGCAGGTACCATTGCAATATCACTGTAAACAATACCGTTAGAGGTACTGCAGTGCCAGTGCAGTACATAATGAAATCCAGTATTTGTAACATCCTGCATGGACCTGCAGGCATCCTGATGCCCTCTGACAGTGTGCTGAAAGCCCTGCACACAGGGTTATGTGATCCTGGGAGAGTGTGGAGTATTTTCCTATTCTCCTGTAGATGGAGATCTCTGTTGTTTGGCTGACCGAGTTTGGTGCCaaatcatgtgtttgtgttttataaatCCCCTGAGAAGCCCGGTGTTTTTTTCACTGACTTGTCATGGGTCAAGTAGTTCTCTAAGCAGACTTTTCACTATGATTTTATAATACTATTCCTCGACCTTTATCTGGGGGTAATTTGCTTTTCCCATGCTTCTTTCATGACCTTTCATAAAAAAATTCTTAAGAGCTGTTTTGTTTATAGGATTTGGGACTTCACTGGACCCCAGGGCTGCCAATGCGAATGCATGCCTTACTCTGGTTGGGCTACTTTTCATTATTGGGATCTAGTGTCCATTTGGTGGTTTTCTCTGTGAAATTCTGTTGTTgaggatgttttgttttttctttaactgtaaCAAATTTGCCTTCTAAGAAGATAAAGACATAGCTTTATCTTCTTAGCACTTCTTGCTTATTCCTCCATTGTTGTTTGTAGACAAGTCTACGTAATGCACTTGTCTGCCACTATTTATGGACTCCAAAAGAAATGAGGTCTAATTTGACCGAACGTTCGTCCTCTAAAGAAGGTCGACATGCAATACACCCTAAACACTGACAGACGTTTCAACTGATTACCCCGGGCTTGGTTGTAAATAAACTATACAAGAGGTCAGGATCCCTCCAAGAAGTTTGGTTTATTTTCTGTGGGAAAAGTGGAGAATATAACTTCATCAAGTGTCTAACAATTATTCAGCAATGAAGGCCAGTCACTCTTTGGTGGAACGACATACAGATTATTGCAGGACAGCATGTCTACACGTGGAGGGGTTTTAGGTTAAGAATGCATTTTAGGAGTAATACagtaataatataattataaaatattatattttataattgaCCTGCTCAGTGATATACTGATGCTttcatgtttatgtttgtttgatgttctgttggtgtgtttttaattgcCTCTTGGGgaataaataaagtgttttttgaATTTGAATCATGACTCATGAAATCTAAATAgcataaaaaaatgataaaagttGAAAACTACTATTCTGCGCTGCCTATGAGAACACTTTCAGAATCCTGGACACATGAGAGTTGTGTATAATGAGTAAATTGTTGTTTTATAGTCAATGTAAAACCTTTAACTTCTTTTTATAATCGCTTAAATAACAGATTATATCACAAACCAAATTCTTCCTTACGCTCACTAATGAGAGAAATGAATGCAGAactatttattctcaatgacaTGTCTATTTACTCCAATTTCACAAATTGCACACTGTGTTGAGGAGCAACCACCGTTTGGAGCAACTTCAGCCAGATGTTGGTTTAGCTTGCCCCCTAGTGGCCATCAGAAACCTTGTGTTTGGTAATTGTAAGTAGTCAGGGGTCAGGTCTAAATACGCCAATAATTCATGAAAAATATCGACAGTTCAGGTGAAATAGTGCTATAAAACTGCAGGTCAAATCTTTTAACGTGTTTTTTATTCAATCGTGGCCATTAACTAAAGTTATGTTACTGTCCAGGCAAAAGCTTGTAAGGCGCTTACATTATAATTCAGGTGTGGGCTTCGGACCAGACACAGCACATAAAGGCAAAATTGTGAAGCAGAAGTAGCATCAGTAAAAAGTAACACTTCCATGTTTTTTTGCATAATGTAGAAAGACAGACTCATTTCTTGCTTCTCTTGTTAAAGCTCTAATATTGCTTCAGCAGCCAGGTGGGGGAAGGTACTCCAGGCAAAGCAAAGTAATTCCACCACCAGGgcttctctgctctctcctcttGGTTCTGGCTCAAATCAGCCATCTGGGTGTAGTGCTGGTACTGGTTGTAAGGGTCAAACTTGTCGTAGGATGAGAAGTCCTCTTCCTGCGGGTCAAAGTTCACAGGCGCTTTCGGCAACACAAAGTCCACTCGGCCTGCAGTCTTCATGCGAGAGGGCACCTGGATTCTCTTGGTGGCTCTGGTGTAGCCTTGCCCAGAGGCGGAGACTATGTGGATGCCAGGAGTGAGGAGGCGCCAGTAGTCTCCATTTTCAGCTAGGGCAGGGAGAGAAAGGCTGAGTATTTGGGCTTTTAATTGGGCTTATAATCAACATGAATACACAGTACATGAGTACGAATATATTTGTAGAGAAATGTTCATTTTACACATCAAGATGGGTTTACACAACTTGCAGAAACCCTGTAATACAAACTGTGGGAGTAGGTGTTTGGTAGAACTGCAATGACCTTAATAACTTTAGTTGAAGTAAGATATTGATTTGGTTTCCAGGTACTTCCACCTCGAGAACCTAGATAGGATTTTTAATACAGACACCAGTGCCGATATTTggcaatatgaaaaaaaacccatatatATCAGAAATTGTTTACCTTTCTCAACACaagaaataaactaaaataaacagATTACTCAGACAATATGACAAAAAAGTTGAGATTTGTCAATTATTATACgttttgtgctgctgttagtGACTACTTGATGCTGAATCTTGTTTTACTGTCACAACAAGGTGTTTACATACGATGCTTCTCAGATTCTCACTTGGTTATTGAATTTGTGGCCAAACGCATCTCACCTTAAGGAAAGTTGTAGAGTGCCTTACTGTGCAACAGTAACACTCATAACATGGTTGAAGGGTGGTTGGAAGGTTGTGATCAGAATAAACAATGATGTTATTGAGCTTAATATAGGTTTTATGAAGAACCTGACACAGGAAGTTGTACTTATACTGGACAACTACCTCAAAATGCCTTTTTTGCCTTTATAGCTCAtatctttttaatatttaagatGCTACATATCTGAATTACTGAATAAAAATCATGTTGGCCATAAAGAGCTTAAGAATTGACTAAGAGACAAAACTAATGTCATAACTAAATGAAATTTTGTAAAGGCGTATGTTTTGTTAGCAGGTGATAGTTATTACCTGTTGTAATGTCGTGCTGTATCCCTCTGACAGATATCCTGGCACCTTTTATAGCATTTCCCTTTTCATCTTTTACAATCCCTTTGATGCCACGATGGGCCTGAGGACCAACACCCAAGAAAGTTGTTTACAAATAGATCATTTCATTCATCGCACTTGAGATTCAGTATGCTATTGCTAACATGTGCTGAACTGCCATGCCAACAAAAATCAGGATATCTGCTAAAAGAGTCTTACTGTCTCCATAAATGAGAGCAAAGATTCTTGGTTTTCATGCCAGGCAAAGGCCAGTTCCTCTTCAGGGGGAAATCTATCACATCCCACATTcacagtcacctcaaagcagTTGGTGTGGAGATAGTTGAAGTCTTGCATTCCtgaccacaaaaaaacaaaaatccaaaaaacacactcacagGTTCATAACTGGTCTTACAGCACCCTCTAGCAGACTCAGCAGACAACAGCACTTTCCTTCCTGACTCAGAAATCTATTTTACTTCTCTGGatttgtgcccccccccccccccccccccccccaaactcaCCGCCTGCCAAGCTGGACCACTGAGCTGCATTAACGATCCCTTTCTGGCTCTGAGTACGAGACGATCCACAGCGTGCGTTTTCATTGGACATGGTTTCGTGGGCATTTGCATAAGTTGCTGCGATAAATTTGAAAACCTGCAAAATGTAAAACTGGTTAACTGTTTCTCCCTTTGTTCAGATGAAAAAATAACCACTGATTTAAACCACATGTTCACAGGGTTTTACCGGGGCAACaagcataaataaaaaatcagagTCTGCTGATCTTAATAATGTTTTGTCCTATTTTTTTGCcatctgttttctgttgttagCAATGACTCATTGCTTCCTACCTTCCCTCAAAGAGCAGTAAACAGGCATGTCACTGCATTAAGTGTTTTATGGGAGCACACTGcaaataatattcaatattacACCTTACTTACCAGTCCCGTTACAGTTGTAGTAGCTGTAGTCTAAACCATCATGGGTCCTTCACTTTATAGCCTTTAACTCATTAAAACATGACTGATATATTGCATAAAGTAAGAATATAAGGGTGTAGAAGGTTTTCAGAACTGACCAGTGACTGTAGGAAAAAGCATAGAGCAGTGTGCACTCCTGGAGGATGCACACTCGGTCACAAAGGATGCACTGGTGTAtcttttgtgtttatatttatcATACAGTCATGTCAGGTATCATTTAATTAACACTGCTTTAAAAAggctttctccttttttttaaaatccccaTTGCCCCGGCTCCTCGCTCCAAGGGAATCCTCACCTCTTTTATTTGCTTGTGAGTTGGGAGGCCTAGGATGCAATGGGAGGAGtcaagtagggctgccacgattagtcgactagtcacgattacgtcgactgtCAAAATcatcgacgactaatttaatagtcgacgcattgtttgaagctttgtaagatcccaaaagacgcaggaataagtaagtaggatttaagagtgtaataacggactgaaacagaagatggcagcactgcatgtacaaggatgccagctgccgttaaaccccgaagaagaagaaactgtgtcccagaattcatagcgcggacCAGCACAGttgccaacaatggcggcagctagttagttttaatattactcttattattctttctgggtcacaaaataaagtttaacatattttcaggcgagaatgtagctgtggaaacttcaaatatctgctcagtttatcaagacaccgcatattttcaaaagtgctccaacgttttcggagacgtctgttacccactagctcgatagctagccgggggcaaagCTCACTAGAGTCCGTGAgagcaccggactcccggcaaatcattttcaaacccaccgcagtctttcgctactcaggttaaacatatatgagtcacttagataaattaaaaatgttattgtttggcttttttagtattttatttgttcctgagtaaatcggtttggctgagaaataaagttatagtttttacacagctgaataaacgacaactgattatcagaaatgtgagatgctcgagaatatactccggtgtcctgttatattttagatagcaaggagcagacgagactgagtttattaaactccaacgaaacaatctgcagatttcattaaactttaataaactatcatcttgtctttatttttaattaaaatataccttaaacacttcaagctgtaagctaatgatagttatataagagcaaatacgtgctggtgcaataagctgtacgttttacgtccaatggatgcatgatctgattagtcgactgaGAAAGAGGGGAATATATACACTGAGAACTGGATTAAACATGCAATTAAATTAAGGTTAGGTTCACATCTAACACGTCCAACCATTTATGTGAAACTAATACGTTTAAGAGACGCGCTCTTCATCTTGTAGTTTATGCTTGTTTAGCATTGGTTGACCCACCATTTACCTGGTAgatgttaaaagattaaaaaggcAAATCAAATAACCAGAATGTCTGTGGTTACAGTCAACAGTCTATtctttttccagcttcctctaAACATATACTACATGTTCATACCTGTACTGATGACAGTAATAATTGAGGTCCTTTATAttttctggttttcagggtttgtttaggtttcactttgtttttgatTATTACAAACTATCCTTTAACTCTATAAGTTTCCCAAAGAACCCTTTTTACCTTATCATCTGGGGTTGGGCAGAACATTTCATGTCCCAATGGGTGTTTGGACAGATCATAAGGGTAAGACACCACCAAGTCTCCACCATGGAAGTTAGCGGAGAGCACAAACGGGATGGAGCGGACCCACTTCATGACAGCGTAGGTCTCTGGTGCAACCTGGATTTCAGCATTAACACTTCTTATTGGTCTAACTGATTAAGTCAGTTTATTGTAAAGAGGCAAACTTTGCAACAGCACAGCTCGTTATTTCATAAAGTATGTGCAGTGTCATTCACTATATATGGATAAGGATTTATACTGTACCTTACCAAACCAGTAATAGTCTGGGATTAGGATGTGGTCGGTGCGGTAGCCCTTTTGTCTGCGTCTTCTGTAAACGATGGACGTCAGGTCGGGGAAGTTTCTGTTCAGGTCGATGTTTTGGGCGTTATTTCGGCCGATGTTCCAAGAATCATATCTTTGATCCTCCTGAGGAATAAGTATTATTGCCTTATTAATAATATGTGTTTTAGATAGTAGCAGTATGAGTCATCCAGAAATTGCCATTCAACTATAACAGACTACAATATATTCTGTAAGGTGAGCGTTTGGCTTCGTGCTCATG
Proteins encoded in this window:
- the LOC113018697 gene encoding carboxypeptidase Z-like isoform X2, which gives rise to MLLILLQLLVFASCAPPRCDPKFRGQCKPIIEEKPKCTDLMLSYCDDMPYAQTMFPNILGHKTREDAEAGAEYLLISVAESLLGGDCNPEIRMLGCSVLAPRCEKEKVLKPCRSTCEAVRRRCSRTFDKIQMAWPYFLDCDRFFVSDQEGCYDPLEGLRGQEEEEAADGLDILLTADSPDTLQFTYHSNTDLISVLKKTEEQCSGIARTYSIGRSMEGRELLVIEFSNNPGEHELLEPEVKYIGNMHGNEVLGRQLLIYLAQHLCSEYLLGNERIQTLINTTRIHILPSMNPDGYELAVSGVSDNNYDFEQEDQRYDSWNIGRNNAQNIDLNRNFPDLTSIVYRRRRQKGYRTDHILIPDYYWFGKVAPETYAVMKWVRSIPFVLSANFHGGDLVVSYPYDLSKHPLGHEMFCPTPDDKVFKFIAATYANAHETMSNENARCGSSRTQSQKGIVNAAQWSSLAGGMQDFNYLHTNCFEVTVNVGCDRFPPEEELAFAWHENQESLLSFMETAHRGIKGIVKDEKGNAIKGARISVRGIQHDITTAENGDYWRLLTPGIHIVSASGQGYTRATKRIQVPSRMKTAGRVDFVLPKAPVNFDPQEEDFSSYDKFDPYNQYQHYTQMADLSQNQEERAEKPWWWNYFALPGVPSPTWLLKQY